aaaaaaataagcttagATAAGCACATTGTCACATATAAATTCTGgtaaaacatatactgtatatgtctaaAAATGCCTCTGTTTTTTATGAAAATCTATATGGTTTGGGAGCAAATAAGAGAGGCCTTGCATTTAATCAGAAGAAGCAGAACACAGTACGAAACCCATAATGTAAATGCCATGAAGCTCAGTATTTATCTCTTATCGATGTATAAAATCGATAAATAATTTGTATTCAAATAATTACAGGCACGACTTGGATGCAGGAAATCCTAACACTCATTTATAGCAATGGAGACCCTGCCCCAGTAAAGACAGAGTATAGTTGGGATCGTGTTCCCTGGCTAGAACAATATACCGGCCGAAGCAAATTGGAGAACAGACCGTCCCCTCGGCTCATCACAACGCATCTCCCTTttcatttatttccacaatcttTCTTCAAGACAAAGGCCAAGGTGAGTGGGAATATGGGAGATATGTAATGGCTTTTGTATGGTAAATATTTTTACAGTTCGGGCACACACACTCTTATTGATCTTTCAAGGCATTGTTATGCTATGTAAGGCAGCAAAGTGCTTAGGGCCCCCTTACCAGCCTCTATTACTTATCTCTACTATAATGATCAATTTTTCATGCTTTCCCTCTATTCATATATACAATTCAAATGCCTGTATCCCTGGGTGCATGTGGTGTTGGGAAATTGCTCCACTGTATTTTAAACAGTTGCCTATGCACACAAATTGATGATTATACAATACAAATATCTGTATCTGTTTTTCTGGGCAGTTTAAGATATACAAGGCATGTCTGAAATGGTTTTTCCAGAGACAATAGGGGGTAATACATGAGACATTTTAATAGTATGGCATAGATATAGGGCTTTCTATTAATAGAAACAATGCTAGCCTTCCATAACAATcttttactactaataataaatgtCATAATGATGTCATATCATGTATATGTGTTAAATGATAAGATAATAGGTTGTATCATTCTGAcacttgtttgtgtgtgtgtacgaATTAATTCTACCTACGTGAAATCCATAATTCTGCTTTCAGGTTATCTACACCATACGAAATCCAAAAGATGTCTGCGTGTCTCTGTATTTCTTTTCCCTGATTGCTCAGTTCCTGGAATACAGGGAAGATTTCCAGGAGTTTGTCTCCTTATTTCTAAGTAAAGACAGTAAGTAATCGCTGAGAATTTATGGCATAAATCACAAGACAAGGTGCACTCATGGTCTGTCACTGGCTTTCCTATATAACCAAGTTCCTTTTGAAGCTCTCTAGTCTTCACTGTCAATATTACTCTTCTGAAAgagtctagccatattcattcatCTAAGTTTTTAAATAAGGATGGTCAACTTTATCTTCTTCTATTGGATAACACTCCAAGCCATTGTTGTCAGATGGATCCTGTAGCTGGGTAATGATCCCTGACACGCAAGTGATGACCACCTTTCCCTGGGCACAAACAAAGTTTATCTAATCTAGCATTATTCATTCATAGCCACACTGGGACTTTCAATTTGTAATCCCTTataatatttgtttgtatttatatttgaaCACAcagttttactgtatatattgatattagCAAATCAGCACAATACATAGTAACCTGCTGATGCTCCCTATCACTTACCCCCCTGGCATATGGCAGTGCAAGTCATGTTCTCATATTTTTTGCTGGAACCTCATGCGTAACCCATTTttcctagggatgcaccaaatccaggattcaggaTTTGACCAAGATTTagccattttcagcaggattcagattcagtcgaATCCAAGTGCCTGCCTAAACCGAAtttaaatccttaaaatcacgtggcTTTGAGTCACAtgaacacggaagttgaaaatgatCTCTTTTCTCTTTCAGGGCCAGATTTGTgagcaggccacaaaggcccaggcctagggcagcaaagattGACCCACTGGCCACATCTACACTGGAGACTGGGCAGGACATTTGACAGGGGTTTTAATCTCCTACCCAGTCCTTTATCATTCCTATTAGTCCTTTCACCAAAGGGGTTAAACAAGCTACAATATACACTCCAATAGCAGAACAGATGTGACATTGCCCACCCCTGCTAGGCCAtccgaggtcaccaaacaagcaaatatttCCCCCGATATACCTACCTTGTGTGGGCCTCAAGGGAGGCCTGtgtgagggccccatacaggggcagataagctccTGAAATGGTATGAAGGATACAAACCGCAGCTTAAATTTGCggtgcctgtgtatggccaccttaactcacccCTGCAATACCTACGCTACTCTAATAACTAGTGTACtccttttcttaccttttttctttattatttgcttttcacTCACCAACAACCAAAAAAATGGTGGCACACTAACCCTCCCTACATCTATATATACACCCATTGCCCACCAGCTCAGCCAGCAAGAGCATACAAACTAGCCTAtaagcaacatgatgctcaccaaccccttggatgttgctcccagtggcctcaaagtaggagctcattttcaaatttctggtaagaaagcaagttttggttgcataaaaaccaagtataatgccaaatagagcctcctgtaggctgccagtccacataggggctattaagtagccaattaaagctcctATTTCTACCcttaggaacctttttcatgcttgtgttgctccccaacactttttccatttaaatgtggctcatggccCTTTACAGTTTACAGCTGTACATGTAAAAGTATATGAGACTAGGGCACACATTGTTATTAATCTAGATTTTTATTCTTCTTGTTCATCTAAAGACCAGTTATTTGTCTTGTGTTTGTAGGATTATGTGTTGCACTTAACAGCTGAAAAGCAGCCATTTATGTTATACTCTCATGGCCTCCTTTTTCTTTTCCAGTGTTCTATGATGGTTGGTTTGATCATGTGAAAGGTTGGCTGCCATTTAATGACAACCCCAATTTTCTTCTTTTGACATACGAAGATATGGCCAAAGTAAGTAATGTCATGTTGTACATCTGACTGTGAGTCAAATTCTGCATATGAAGATTATACAGCTATGGGTCATCTAGTCTGAAATTCTCAAGATCTGGGGCTTGGCAAATAAGAGTTACAAGAGGtacattcacaaacaaatcattggggttgaggagactgcctcatacagataccaataaacaaaaggaattctggggaTGAATTCCAAACaggctccaagaaaatcccatttacatgggttaatcctataggctaaaacttCCAACCCGGGTTTCTAAGATAGAAgccaatgatttgtttgtgaatccccactcctggctctatataagctgatcagaaaaccctgcactacactgatgagccccaagaaggtcgaaactggtctgtagttgggaatctgatcagctattatcctggcttctgtcttaaaaaaaataaatctaccaTCGCTATTGTTGGCTGTTTTCCCAAAAGTCATATTTTATTGTTGCTACATTTAGCTAAATGGTGCTAGTACAAGTATTAATAAAAGACCTAGAATGAATTCTAaacaaatcccatttacatgggtttatcataTAGGCTAAAGATAAACCCATTTAGCCTGttggattttcttggagcttgtttggaatcaATTATTAATACTTGTACTAGCACCAACAATAAAATATGACTTTTGGGAAAACAGCCAACAATAGCgatggtagattttttttttttttatgtctagaAGTGATGAACGAACCTTTCCTGCTTATCTTTGCCGGAAAAGTCGAGAAAAAGCGAAAAGTCAATGGgtgcttttttgggggggggcattgaATGGgaatttttgtgtggcaaaattttgctgtgaTGTCACATAGTTGGAACTATAACCTAATTGCTACTACAGTTATGCAGCCTTATGTCTGTtaagcctttttgagctaaaggtaggtgcaataggtcttaatactctgtcacattgttttctgggggactttattttaattgcatcacagactcaaagtcattagacagtgtaggactcgcgtacaatgaggggccttgacgtggcacgtgagcttacatattttggccaaagtgtggtactaacacctcatttttgtaaaaattatttttaaaggcaaactaagcgctggcaaactttctttctctttgtgtataattaatggctttttatcgtttatagcagctggtcaactccagattgtgggttagaccgagcgctggcacaatagtgtgtttctagcagctggtcaacactacagcgtgggttagaccgagcgctggcgatttctttctgtgttatGTCTGTAACCTAGTTATGGCCTGGGTGGGGGGCTTTGGCCTCAAAAGGTAGTCTAATCATTTGTAAAAGCCTCTGGTACAGGGTATGTGCCAAATGAATGAGGATGTTAAACAGATGGGCAGAGATTCCTTTTGTAATAATGTGTGAAGGCATTGCCAATAAGAtttccatttcttctttttttaattgattagCATAATAAACTAACTGATAATTAATGTTTTAGGATCTAAAAAGCAATGTGATTAAGATCTGTCAGTTTCTTGGAAAGGAGTTGGATGATGCCGCCATAAATTCTGTAGTGGAAAATTCCTCTTTCAAAGCAATGAAGGACAATGAGATGTCCAACTACAGTGCCGTGCCTGACTATATATTCAGCAAAGCCAAAGGGTCGTTCCACAGAAAAGGTACAAGAAAACAATTCAATGTGTAAATAGTGATAAATATAATAGGTGTCATCATATAGACCTATAGTGAAAATGAGAACGGGATGATGAAACTATGGGATACCACCTGGCTGGTAATGTACTGGCCTATCTGGTGCTTGCCAAGGCTGGGGCTagtatattacaaatttactggcaatgtagttgctgctatttgtaatacccttaaaaTGAGCCCCTGACCCACCCTCAATCTGCCCCTAATCCGTCCCCAACATACCTTTTTACTTCTTCCCAGACCACTCCATAACCCGCCCTCCGGCATCTGCATGTcatggctccaccccctttacATCACAGCCTGCCCCTTTTTGCTTCTGCTGTTGCTTTTCTTGTTTATGGggttatatggcagctctgctcGTGaatcaagttattttttttttgttgttactgttcttATTTTAGTAGTAttaatgtctttatttttttcatatttttcctcCTGGACTTGTCTTTTTAGGTATCACTGGAGACTGGAAAAACTATTTTACTCCGGAACGAGAAGAAGAATTTAATAAGATTTACCAAGACCTCATGAAAGACGTCAACCTCCAGTTTTCATAGACTGAATTGCATTCATGTATTTGAATATTTGGAATAGCGCAATATGTACATGTTTCTATTATATTTTCATAGCTTTTTCTACTAGGAACAATGTAATATAATAAGTTATGGATGTAAAATGAAAATTGACCTTACTTTATGTGAATGTGAGAGggaatttagactgtaagctctgctggggcagggattgatgtgaatgatgtataatctctgtgaagtgctgtgtaaatatgttggcactatataaataaaggatggtaataaaataataaaggatATGGTGGAATCTAAGGATATGTGACAAGTATTGTTTTATGTAACTTTACTTTTATTAAGAGAGTATAGGTCTTGTCTGTTCAAGTTGCTCTTGGGATTAAAAAGGAGCCCAAAGGCAGAAGTTATTACAGGCAATCTTTTGCTcctagagcttaatacataaagcatttaataaatacgcttctaaggatcccataggaataaatagaagatgggtgagtttttatgtattaagctctaaacttacaatgtgataaatctgcccctaaattagTGTCCTTTAGTGCTCCTCCTGAATAAAACACAAGGTAATGAAGTGCCAGTGGATGCCTATGCTCCATTCACCCCCTTCCATAAAGTGCTGCATATAGAAACTGACACAATACTTTGCACTCCATATTGCAAAACCAAAGCGTTACACCTATGGACATAGGCAGAGAGTAACATAGGGGCTCCCCAGCCTCCACCATAAAATTACAATATGTAGCATCTAAATGCAATAAGGTCCCTATCTCTCCCTATGGAGTGTAATAAGGCAAGGCCTTCCACTAACCATTATTGATATATCACCGCAATAAACTTTATGAGCAATGACTGCATAGGTATTTCATAGTAGATGTTTATAGTGTATGTCAAGGAAGATCTATGTCCGTTCAGCTCAGAACTATTATCCATAACAGTTTTGTTTCTACAGCATTGTGCAGcttgacaaatctgccccattgagtttctaaaggtggccatacacaggctggttttagctgccgatattggccctttagactgattcagcagcttatctgcctgtgtatggacatGAATGATGGCCTTCCTGACtggcatctggcctgaaattgggcagatctcatgGGGCAAGTTTGAGTTTTCTGTCGGATAGTggaccccatcggctcgttgatgtggtccccaaaccaatGGCGCCTAGGCCACCGTTTTAATTCTATCCTTTCGCCCTAGGGCTAAACAATCAATTAGCCCGATATTGTTCATCTGTAGGGagcatatctggagaagatccacttgcttggcaacctcatcAAACGAGTGGATCTAACAATGAAAATATTAGATTGTCTAAATATTTGGGTGGGATATCTATTTTCCACCCTGTAAATAAATCATTGCAACCCCTTTTTGTATTGGTATGGCTGCTGTACCTTGGGGTTGTGTGGTGTGCCAGAACATAGCTCCATTTACCTATCAGCTAAAAAATTAGGCAGTCGTAAAAGTTAACTGGTTGCAAAGGTAAAAAAATGGCTTCCAGGGGGAGATGAAATATTAAAGAGAGCTGTATATCTCTTGTTCTTCATCAGTTACAAGATTAAGACCTGCTGAAAGAAAATTATCTATTAATttacaaacagggaaactgaagctactccatgtttggtccttgtgaggcagATCATTAGATTACTAATTAAAAACCCTCCTTCATTTACCCATAAACTCCTATAAATAGCCATAAAAaatgttatccacaatgctcaggacctgggttttttcagataaggaatctttctgtaatttagatctccgtaccttatatctacatacaaaaaaaaaatatttaataacattaaataaacccagtaggattgttttgcctccaataagaatcaatgatttcttagttgtgatcaagttcAAAGTAccgttttttattacagagaaaaagtgaaatcatttttaaaaatttgaattaaaatgcactctatgggagatggccttcccataattctggataatgggtttactgGATAACTAATCCTTTTCCTGTAATATTTTACTCATAAGTACAGCGATGGGATACATGTAGGTACCTGCAGTTTGGTTGTGGTAGGCTGATTGATTTACCAGCAGGGTACCATTCTGTTCTCCTTATGAAAACCATATTTAAAGTCACCATTCTTATAACTCTTCTCCCTTCCtaagaaatttggctcttaaaatgATTTGCACCCTGAGTATcctgtagggcaggggtcccaaacctttcttactcatgagccacagtcaagtgtaaaaagacttggagagcaacacaagcaccataaaagttcatggaggtgccaaataggggctaagattggctattaggcagcctctatgcacactatcagcttacagggggtttattttgtaggaaatcttgtttttattcaaccaaaacttgcccccaagtcaggaattcaaaaataactacctggtttgggggcactgggagcaacatccaagccacaggttggggatcactgctgtagagcgTCTCTTTTTGAGGCATGTTCATTGACCTATGTAAAGGTATTTACTAGTAACAAAGAGAAAGTTCACATAATAATTGCATTCCATTCCCATTTTGGCTGCaggaatacaatacaatataacaaGCCTCTAGGTTACACACTAAGGCAATAAACCTGTAACTGCTACCTGTAATTGGCTAAATATAACTTACATTGGCACGAGACAAGTAGCAATGGGCAAGAGACACAGCAGCGGTGGGGTGAGAGACAGCTTGGTAAGGACACATATGAAATTTAGTTTATATGAGTTAAAAGGgcgtaaaatatatttttgcaggtCAATTCAGTGACTTCAAATACCTGGTAAGTAGTGTAATATGCCTCTATAGaattaagtagtgatgagcacattttttagcagacatggaGCTGCAGCGAAATtacgcatttccccattggcaaattttgtttGCAAAGCTGTAGCACAATTGTGCCACGAAAAATATTCTCAGAGACAAAaagtcacggcaaaaaaaaaaaaaacactcattgactttgcatttggagtgagaacaaaacgcccattgactttaatacatttgaagtaagaaaaaaagttgcatgaaaaaTTGTCGCGAGTAAAAGTGCCGCATGTAACAAAAGTTACCTATTGACTGCAATGTGTTTCATtacttttttgccatttcgcacattttttagCAATATTTCAGCAAAGTGagacggaacagatttgctcatccctaaaaacaaaaaatttagtTTACTATCTCCTGTGTGAGGTAAAGGCAACAATAAATAAGTTACTGAACGGCTTCATGTGGACCAAATGTCTCTGACGTAAGcataaaatgtttgcatttatttgtaaGGCTAGAGACCTCTCCAGATACAGTAAGTGGATCTTGCAGTGTATGCCTGAGAAAGTAAACTGCaaagttttattatacagctatTAGAAGCTTTTTGGGGGCTTCCATATgacaccagggttggactgggccactagGGCACTGGTGGGCCTCAGCGGCCCAGGGCGCAGGGCCCTCCGGCAATCCTCTGGTCTCCCTTCCTACCAACGCGCTGCAGGTAAGCATTTACACATGCTCGGGGAGGGAGTCGGACAGTTGGGGGGGCCCGCAGGGAGGTGTGTAAAGGCCGTGGCAGGGGCCATTGGAGGGTGCAgggacccctgaggcagaagcacCGGTGGGCGCTGCACCCCTTGTCTGACCCTGTATGGCACCCCATAGGTTACAGTTGTCTAGAAGTGGTATTTCTAATATCACAGCTATGTCAGGTAATATTCCAGCCTATTCTCataagtataaatgcaaatacagaaaaaaggaaCACTGTGCACACAATATTCTATTTAAAAGAGAACAAATGGACAACACATTGTACTCTGTATTTTACCATGGGTTTTCAAACACAGGTTTGTAAAATGAGGTATCCCCAGCTAACCATAATTATATCACTTTACAACCAGCGTAGATAAGAAAGTGTATAGGAACACTAAGCTAATATTCTCTTTGTTTGCTTTCTTATCTGCTCTGGTTTATTGTGTCAATCATTAGGCTGGGCTGAAAGAGAGCAAAGGGATTTCAGACAGAAAGAACTTGCGTCCCATGACATGAAAGAAAGCAAATGTCAATGTGTAGCAAGAAATGTGCATAATAAGTTTGAAATGACATTTCCCTGCATTACACGCTGAGCTACATAACTttatcagtaaaaaaataaacattatttgcaTCTTAGTGTCCCACAGAGTGATACTTACACTATGCCCCAGTAGCCATGATCCAAGGATTGGAAATAAcccattttttttcttggaaTTATAGCACTTGTGTTGGAAATTGCTTTTCAATGTCTTCTCCATTGGGCTTAAGAAAATACTAAACCCCTCAAATGCATTCTGGAGGAATTCACAAGGCAAGCTGACGCTTTACTCCAGAGTTGCAAATCATAGCAACCTACAGAGATGTTGCCAGGTTACCAACAGACCTGTGGCACAAAAGCCCAATAAAAGCGATGTATTAAAATCCATATTGGCCACCTCTTGCTTACATATTACTCCCAAGGCACTTACTTCCATAATGCACATTGACAGACAGCTTGTAGTAACCAACTTCTAGAATACCTTTATAAATTATCCTTTTACATTTCTGGTGGATAATGATAaaactaagggggccatttacaaactgtcagattttttttgtttcccaattcggatttttagtgctaaaacttgCAGAAaataaagttgcaacttttccgagatttgCCAAGCaacaaatggctaaaaatctgaatcagacaATTCACTAGCTAAAAATTAGCTAGATCGTGTAGAAGTTAATTTGTCTtcaaaactgcaacttttctgtgattttttccaGCGCATActatttagtaaatgttagaAATTGATTCTAATGAGTTATACCAGTTGCAGGAAGGCCAAGTTATTTTTTGGACGCTTTTACTCTAGGTCAGTATTTTGCACAATTCTTAGTTCAGTTCAGACAGGTTCTTTAGTCCCAGCTAAAGTGAAACATTTCTATAGACCAGAAGctttcaggctttttttttttttttttataaagcacacAATTGGGGTCCATCATCATTAGGGCAGGAACCCTTTCACCtcataaaaaattagaaaaatgtaacTAATACATAAACATATTGCTGTGCCAGTAATTTAGCTTCAGCTATGGTTCCATAAATATATAAGACAGTGTGGACCTCAAATCTCACCTAAAGGCTGTGAcagagggggagattagttgccgtgcgacaaaatctatatgccaccccaccggctagaatgtaaatcgccagtgggatggcatatcggggagattagtctcccgtgacaagggagatttgtcgcagtcTGTCAAAGCCCTAAAATAACATCCAAACTGAGCTGTATCTTGGAGAGCAAATTATCATTATCTCCAAAACTCATTCTAACTTACATTCAGGTTGACCCCCCCAACACTGCTCCAGGCCCAGAGTGTAACATACAATGTCAAACACGCAGACTGGCACAATAAAGTCAGTAATCCACAGTAAAACCACAGGCCACAAATGACACAAGTCACACTACATTTCCCCCTTAGTGCAGTTTATTTTCAACTGAAAACTTCATCACTTACtaagatagaagaagaaaaagtATTGTGGGCAGAGGAGATTAAAATAGAAAATCTAGGGCAAAATGCAAATGCAGAAATGTTGCTAAGTCCTTTGTGCCTATCAAAACAGATAAAGATCACAACGTATTCAGCCACCCAGTAAGATACTGACCCAAAACAGACAAAGGTGAAAGCAATAACCAGTGGAGAATGAAACCTTTTCTTTGACACTGCCTCACAGTAGCTGTGTTCCTGCTCTCTGAATTTCAATAAAATCTTAAAAGCATCCAGTACGTTTGTGCTACAGGGAAAACAAGCGCGCCACTGTGCCTGCTGACCCTCCGGCTACCAAGCCTAGCTTTCTCATGAATCCATAGCGGCATtgttataaagctgtgtattaaACTCTATGCCAAAAAGTGTATAATTAAACACGCAAAGCTGCCACTTTTCAAGTAATATAAACCTTTCCCATAGGATTAAATCTCATATTTAAATAAGCACTATCACACATTTTTTCATTGAATTGCTGTAATTGTGTGCCATGGTGCTCTGTGTGCAACACAAAGCTTGCTCCATGTGGAACTGCCTCCACAGAGGAACACTCCAGGCTTCTGACAGAGACTCTCAGTGTCTTCTTGACCAATATTTTATTGAAACTGATATAACTGCAAGTTATTTAATGTGCACTGATGTACTGGATATTGCTAGGGGCGCTTtgcatctttttaaaaaaaatttaggttcttttatttaaacaaaaactgTATTATTAACAACATATAATACAGTATAACACACCTTAGGGCTAACTACGGGTCTCAAACATGCAGTCCTACCTATACCCAAAAGCTTTAAAATGTTCTATGTAAAATTAATGAAGTTTGCAGATAGTTCATTCAATATCAGTGCCAAACAGGTATCAACCACTGCATCCTCACTCACAATAAAATGCATGACACTATAATGTTggaatgatactggccacagctttcTTAAGTTACAATACCAGCAGTGACATGACAGCATACTAATTTACAACAAATCCaaatttaatattaattaatttaatatataACAGCAACATTAAAAATTGTAAACAGTAATATAACctgagcccctgtcagtctgcccttccataacCTGAAACAATAGCCTCTAGCTGCAAAACATCTTGTCTCAGAGGATACACTGCCACTCCATACTTATTCTAGATCTTTCACCTTACCTGGAGCCCGTCATCACTTACTGAGTGTCTTACCTGAAATCCATCCTCCATAATAGTCACCCACTTTCATGGTTAAGCCATCCCACCAAAATATACCTCTCTTACCGGCCCAACATTTACCCCGGCAGGCTGACAAGGGACAAACATTTTGCTGTGACAAATGAGTGAAGGACAAACTAACGCAAAATTACCTGTCCTTCCCCTTAACTAACTAATAACTAGTGTACCCCTGTGCTTGTGGGCCACGCAAGTGACAACTAACATAATAACAAATTAAAACAACAAAGACCACTCCCCAATCTAGGCAGGGTGGGTGAAGCTACTTTACTTTTTGCACCTGCCAGATAATAGTGGCAAATTGATACTGACCTAACTCTAAGATGGCCGTCTACTCCTCCACTAGCCCCAACTCCCCCCACCTATTGGGCTCCTGCATGGGTTGAGCCTCggtcatgctgcccctcctctAAACCTTGCTCCTATCTGTCACTTCCTGATACAATTCACTGCTGAAACAAACAATAGTCTTGGCAGATACAACCAGCAGTGACAAGATGTTtttgggtcccacagcaaatttaatttagggccccaaaaaattggtaagttgacctattctaccaagatatattaaaattgctcgtTAATTAGCgccttactgccccc
The sequence above is a segment of the Xenopus tropicalis strain Nigerian chromosome 7, UCB_Xtro_10.0, whole genome shotgun sequence genome. Coding sequences within it:
- the sult2b1 gene encoding sulfotransferase family 2B member 1 isoform X1 translates to MGDFQVSRDYLTFEGMRVPSNVHTVESLTYAWKEFVTRNDDVFNVTFPKSGTTWMQEILTLIYSNGDPAPVKTEYSWDRVPWLEQYTGRSKLENRPSPRLITTHLPFHLFPQSFFKTKAKVIYTIRNPKDVCVSLYFFSLIAQFLEYREDFQEFVSLFLSKDMFYDGWFDHVKGWLPFNDNPNFLLLTYEDMAKDLKSNVIKICQFLGKELDDAAINSVVENSSFKAMKDNEMSNYSAVPDYIFSKAKGSFHRKGITGDWKNYFTPEREEEFNKIYQDLMKDVNLQFS
- the sult2b1 gene encoding sulfotransferase family 2B member 1 — protein: MGDFQVSRDYLTFEGMRVPSNVHTVESLTYAWKEFVTRNDDVFNVTFPKSGTTWMQEILTLIYSNGDPAPVKTEYSWDRVPWLEQYTGRSKLENRPSPRLITTHLPFHLFPQSFFKTKAKVIYTIRNPKDVCVSLYFFSLIAQFLEYREDFQEFVSLFLSKDMFYDGWFDHVKGWLPFNDNPNFLLLTYEDMAKDLKSNVIKICQFLGKELDDAAINSVVENSSFKAMKDNEMSNYSAVPDYIFSKAKGSFHRKVFLLDLSF